Sequence from the Enhydrobacter sp. genome:
GTCGGGCCGCCGGTTCTGGTAGTCGAGATAGTAGGCATGCTCCCAGACGTCGCAGGTGAGCAGCGGCGTTTCGCCGTGGGCGATCGGCGTGTCGGCGTTCGACGTCGTCGTGATCTTGAGCTTGCCGTTCTTGCCCCTGACCAGCCAGGCCCAGCCGCTGCCGAACTGCGCGACAGCCGCCTTGGCGAAGGCTTCCTTGAATTCTCTGACGCCGCCGAAGCCGTCCTGGAGCGCGTCCTTGAGGCTGCCGGTCGGCTCTCCGCGGCCAGCTGTCATGCTCAGCCAGTAGAAATTGTGGTTCCAGGTCTGGCCCGCGTTGTTGAAGATCGCCTTGGACTTCAAATCCTTGGCGGCACGGATCACGACGTCTTCCAGGGCCATGCTCTCGTACGGCGTGCCCTCGACCAGCTCGTTGAGCTTGGTCACGTAGGCGGCATGGTGCTTGCCGTAGTGGAGCGAGATGGTCTTGGACGAAATCACCGGTTCGAGGGCGTCTTCTTCATAGGGGAGCTTAGGCAGGATGAAGGGCGGCTTTGCTCTGTCCAGCGGCATGGCGCGACTCCGGGTTGCGCGTTGCGTACCCGGAGTGAAACGCGCGCCACGGGAAGGCGTTGCCGAAGTGTGAGTTGCTGTCGGAAAAATCGCCAATGCGAGCTGTTATCAGCAGAATCGCGGCGGGAAGAGGGATAGTTTGGCATCGCAACTCTCACGAGGAGGCCCGAGGTGAAAGGCAACTCCCAGATCATCGCCGAGCTGAACAAGCTGCTGAAGAACGAACTGACCGCCATCAACCAGTACTTCCTTCATGCGCGCATGATGAAGCACTGGGGCTTCGAGCGGCTGGCCAGGAAGATCTACGAGGAGTCGATCGGCGAGATGAAGCACGCCGACAAGCTGATGCAGCGCATCCTCATGCTCGACGGGCTGCCCAACCTGCAGGATCTCGGCAAGCTCGCGGTCGGCGAAACCGTGCCCGAGTGCCTGAATGCCGATCTGAAGCTGGAGAATGCGGCGCGCACGGCCCTGGTCGCAGCTGTGGCGCACTGCGAATCGGCCAAGGACTTCGTCAGCCGCGAGATCGTCGTCGATATCCTCGAGGATGCCGAGGAGCACATCGATTTCCTGGAGACCGAGATCTCGCTGATCCAGAAGCTAGGGCTGCAGAACTACCTGCAGACCCAGATCGGCGACGGCAAGGACCCGAACTGATCCTTCAATCGGCGGCGGCGAGGTTCGCGGCCGACGAACGTTCCGAACGGATCGTGCGCTCGATGTGCTGGTGCATTTCACTCGCGCAGCCGCCGCATTGCGCGCTCTGGCCGCAGGCGCGGAAAACATCGACCGGGCGGCGGGCGCCTGCCCGGACGGCGGCCTCGATGTCGCGCTCGCGAATGGCTCGGCAGATGCAGACGTACATGGTGAATGGCGGTGTTTTCTCTATGCAGGTGCGACTTATTCGCAGAACGCAAACTAAGGGACGTCCACAGCGCGGTCAAGCGACTTGGCGGGGGACGTGATCGTCACCGGTGCCATTGCGAATTCGCCTTTTGGATCAATCGGTTCGGGGGGCCAGAGGCGCGCTCCGGCACGCACTGTGGATGAGTGGACACGGAGGACTGGAGGGGACTGCGTGGACTCAAGGACGAATCGCGTCCGATGCCGATGCCATCGGCATCAAAGCCGTCCTCGCCTGGTGGACGCGCTGAGGACGAGGCGCGCCACGCTAGAATCCCTTCAGCCGATAGTTGCCGAGCACCGCCCGCAGTTCGTCGTCGATCGGATGGGGCACTTTGCCCTTGAGCCGCACCACCGTCATCTCGGCCGCGACGATGCACAGTTCGTCCTTGAAGGCGGCCGATCCGACGGTGATCGAGCTGGTCCCGATCTTCATCACGCCGGTGCCGAGTTCGACCTTGCCGGGCCAATGCGATTCGGCGAGGAAGCTGACGTTCATGCCGGCGGAGATGCCGCGCACGCCATCCTCGCGCCGGGTCATCATGCCCAAGTCGCGGATGAAGGTGAGGCGAGCTGTCTCGAGGTAGGCGCAGAGCGCCACGTTGTTGATGTGGCCCGCGGCGTCCTGGTCGGAGAAACGCACCGTATCGCTGCACCAATGCGGATAGATCGAACGATCCCGCAGTCTCTCGTCGCGTGACATGACGCGGAGTGTAGCCGCATGGCGGCGCGACACCAGCGCCGGTGGAGCGGTCTTGTCAGGGCGGCGCCACCAAAGCATGGTGCGCCGCGATGAAGGACACGCCGCGTTACTGGGAAGATTACGAGATCGGTCAGAGATTCCCGTTGGGATCGACCGGCTTCACCGAGCAGGAGATCGTCGACTTCGCCAGACGATATGATCCGCAGGAATTCCATATCGACCGCGAGGCGGCCGGGCGGTCGATGTTCGGCGGCATCATCGCCTCGGGTTGGCACATCGCCGCCAAGATGATGCGGCTCTTCGTCGACAACTATGTCGATCATCGTACGGCGCTGGGCTCGCCCGGACTAGACGAGCTGCGCTGGCTGAAGCCGGTGCGGCCGGGCGACACGCTGACCGGCTGGGTCGAATGCGCCGACAAGATACCCTCGCGCAGCAAGCCGGATCTCGGCGTGATCCACGAACGCTGGATCGTCACGAACCAGAACGGCGAGACGGTGATGACGACGAAGGGAATCAACATGGTTCGCCGGAGACCGGCGTGACGCGGCCGGTCAGGGGGCTCGACCACGTCGTCGTCATGGTCGATGGCATCGACGCGGCGGAAGCGGCCTATCGTCGGCTCGGCTTCCAGGTCCAGCCGCGCGGCTTTCACCGGAAGCTCGGCACCGCCAACCACCTGATGATCTTCGGGAACGACTATTTCGAGATCCTCGGCATCGTCGAACCGACCTCGTTCAACGCCGAGCGCCGTGAATGGCTGAAGCAGGGCGGCGGACTGGCCAACGTGGCGCTGGCGACCGACGGCGCCGACCTGGCCTTCGAGGCGTTCAGGCGGGCCGGCCTCGATCCCGATGCGCCCCTGTTCTTCGACCGCGCCGTGGAGATCGACGGCCGGATCGAGCGGGCGCAGTTTCGCACGGTCCGCATTCCGAAGAACAACATGCCGGTGGTCGGCTTCTTCGTCTGCGAACACCTGACGCCGCGGTTCGTCTATCGCTCCGAATGGGCGGCGCACCCGAACGGCGCGCGCGGCATCGCCGGCGTGACCGTGATCGCCGAACAACCGGCCAAGTGGTCGGCCGAGCTGGAGAAATATTTCGGTTCGGGCTCGACGAGGTCAGAGGGCGATGGCCTCGTGGTCGACACAGGTACCCAGCCGGTGCGCTACCTGACCCGCCGCGACTATCTCGTCCGCTATCCCGGCGTGACGCCGGTTCGGGCCGGCGACCATCCCGCGCTGCTCAGCCTGCGCGTCGCCAACCTCACCGCCTGCGCGGCCCTGCTGAAGCGAAACGGCGTGGCGTGCCTCACCCCCGACGCCGGCCGCATCCTGGTGCCGCCATCCGAGGCGGCACATCTCACTCTCGAGTTCGTGGAGCGCTGAGTGGACCTCGCCAATCGCAGCATCTACGGCTTTTGTACGTCGGAAAGCCTGCGCTTCGCGGACGTCGATGCCAACGGGCACATCAACAACGGCGCCTTCATCGAGCTGCTGGAGAACGCGCGCGTCTCCTATCTGCGCCAGATCGTCCGCTCCGGGTTGCCGCGCTTCCGGTTGGTGATCGGGCGCATCGAGGTCGACTTCAAGCGCCAGATGTTCCATCCCGGCACCGCCACCGCTTGCGCGCGGCTCGTCGAGGTGCATGAGCGCAAGGTCGTGATCGGCCAGGGCCTGTTCGACGCGGAGGGGCATTGCACGGCGGTGCAGAAGGTCGTCATGGTCTCCCTCAACGAGGAGACACATCGCAGCACGCCGTTCGATCCGGCGGTGCGCGCCGCGCTCGCCGCTATCGCCGCCTCCAGGAATGGATTGCCCCCATGACCACGTCGTCGCCAATTCCCAAAGGGTTCCGCCAGCTCGACGTGCGCGACGACTTCGTCGGGTTGATTGGGCCACTCTGGTGCAAGCCGGAGGGCGATCGGCTGCGCGTCGGACTGCCGCTGGAGCCGCGCCATGGCAACCCCATGGGCTGGGCGCACGGTGGCCTGTTGGTGACGGTGGCCGACATGGTGATGGGCGCGGGCTCGGGCTATGCCACCGGCATCCTGTGGCCGCATCCGACGGTTTCGCTCGCCTCCGAATTCGTACGCGGCGCGCGTCTCGGGCAATGGCTGGAAGGCAGCGCGCGCATCGCCCGCCGGACGCTGAACTTCTGCTTCGCCAGCTGCGACCTCGTGTGCGGCGGCGAGATCGTCCTGGTCTCGACGGGCGTTTTCAAGGTGCCCGACGTCGACAAGATTCCGGAAGCGGCGCGTGCCCGTGCACTGAGCGGCTGGCGCCGGCCCTAGTTCTTCTTTCGCCGATAGATCTTGTATCTGTCGTAGTCCATCAGGTGCTCATAGTTCTCGAAGGCGTCGGCGAAGGTCGGGTTCTGCTGGAAGTATTCGAGATAGTCGAAGAACTGGCCCTGGCAACGCGGCATTCCCGGGATCTGATCGACCAGCAGCAGATCTGGCAGGCCGCGGGCGAAATCCTCGGAGACCGCGTCGAACACGAACTTCTCTGTGTCTGACATCGTGTCGGGCGCGTTGTAGAGCGCGGGGAACTCTTCGCAGCCGGCGTAGATACCCTGCAGCACCCACATGGTCAGGAAGCGCATGGTCATGCGCCCATCTACGTAGTTGATCATCGGCCAGAACGGGTAGATGCCGGGCGACAGCGCCATGATCGTCCGGTTGGGTGCGTTGTGCTCGATGATGTGGCGCAGGATGCCGCCGGTTGAATCCTCGTACTCACGCTGCTTGTAGAAAGGTGGCGTGTAGAGGGCGGCCTGGAAATAGAGCAGCACCATCAGGGTGGCGGAGATCACCGTCACCGGCAGGCGATGGAGACTGCGGCTGAGCGGAAGGTACCGGTCGACGGTCTGTGAGATGGTGAACACTGCGAGCAGGATCGCGACGGAGAGCGCCGGCAGGACGTGATACGGCCAGCCCTTGGCCTGTGTTATCGCCGCGCCGGCGGCGCCGATTCCGAAGGCGACCAGCGCACGGGCGGCGAGCGTGCCGGTCAGGAAGACGGCGAACAGGCCGAAGATCACCAGCGCGATCAACGTCGGCGCCATGACGTTGCTGGTCAGCACGCCGCGCCAGCCTGCGTCGCCGATCGGCGCGTAGGCTTCGACGGCGAGTGGCATCACGAACAGGCCGAAATCGGAGAAGATCGTGTACATCGCCACGAGATGGGCGAGCGCCACCAGGCCGATTGCCCACGGGATGGGGTCCGTGAAGGTCGTGCGCCAGCCGCGGCGGGTCAGCAGGTAGAGCTCGACGGCGGCCGGGATGGCGAGGAAGTGCGGCTTCATCGCCAGCCCGATCCCGGCGACTAGCCCGATCGTCACGCCTGCCAGCCGCGTCATGGCCACGCCTTCGGCGCGCGCCATCGAGGCCAGCAGGTAGGGAGCCGAGGCGACGAACATGATGTGTTCGCGCTGGCCGAAATGCTCGTTGGGCAGCACGGTGAACAGGAACAACAGGACCGGCGGCAACAGGGCCTCGGTTAGCGCATGATCGGCCGACGGCACGAGCCGCACCAGATGCCGGCAGGCGATGAACGAGGCGGCGATCCCCGCGATCACCCAGGCCGTGAACCAGAACGGCACGCCGCCCGGCAGGAGCTTGGCGGTGAAGATGGGCAGAGTGTGGACGATGAACGTGAGGGGTAGGTTCTCGTCGATGATGTCCACATAGAGCG
This genomic interval carries:
- a CDS encoding superoxide dismutase, which gives rise to MPLDRAKPPFILPKLPYEEDALEPVISSKTISLHYGKHHAAYVTKLNELVEGTPYESMALEDVVIRAAKDLKSKAIFNNAGQTWNHNFYWLSMTAGRGEPTGSLKDALQDGFGGVREFKEAFAKAAVAQFGSGWAWLVRGKNGKLKITTTSNADTPIAHGETPLLTCDVWEHAYYLDYQNRRPDHVEAWLDKLANWSFAEQNL
- the bfr gene encoding bacterioferritin, coding for MKGNSQIIAELNKLLKNELTAINQYFLHARMMKHWGFERLARKIYEESIGEMKHADKLMQRILMLDGLPNLQDLGKLAVGETVPECLNADLKLENAARTALVAAVAHCESAKDFVSREIVVDILEDAEEHIDFLETEISLIQKLGLQNYLQTQIGDGKDPN
- a CDS encoding (2Fe-2S)-binding protein, which gives rise to MYVCICRAIRERDIEAAVRAGARRPVDVFRACGQSAQCGGCASEMHQHIERTIRSERSSAANLAAAD
- a CDS encoding thioesterase family protein, yielding MSRDERLRDRSIYPHWCSDTVRFSDQDAAGHINNVALCAYLETARLTFIRDLGMMTRREDGVRGISAGMNVSFLAESHWPGKVELGTGVMKIGTSSITVGSAAFKDELCIVAAEMTVVRLKGKVPHPIDDELRAVLGNYRLKGF
- a CDS encoding MaoC family dehydratase, whose protein sequence is MKDTPRYWEDYEIGQRFPLGSTGFTEQEIVDFARRYDPQEFHIDREAAGRSMFGGIIASGWHIAAKMMRLFVDNYVDHRTALGSPGLDELRWLKPVRPGDTLTGWVECADKIPSRSKPDLGVIHERWIVTNQNGETVMTTKGINMVRRRPA
- a CDS encoding VOC family protein, with product MTRPVRGLDHVVVMVDGIDAAEAAYRRLGFQVQPRGFHRKLGTANHLMIFGNDYFEILGIVEPTSFNAERREWLKQGGGLANVALATDGADLAFEAFRRAGLDPDAPLFFDRAVEIDGRIERAQFRTVRIPKNNMPVVGFFVCEHLTPRFVYRSEWAAHPNGARGIAGVTVIAEQPAKWSAELEKYFGSGSTRSEGDGLVVDTGTQPVRYLTRRDYLVRYPGVTPVRAGDHPALLSLRVANLTACAALLKRNGVACLTPDAGRILVPPSEAAHLTLEFVER
- a CDS encoding acyl-CoA thioesterase, which produces MDLANRSIYGFCTSESLRFADVDANGHINNGAFIELLENARVSYLRQIVRSGLPRFRLVIGRIEVDFKRQMFHPGTATACARLVEVHERKVVIGQGLFDAEGHCTAVQKVVMVSLNEETHRSTPFDPAVRAALAAIAASRNGLPP
- a CDS encoding PaaI family thioesterase, with translation MTTSSPIPKGFRQLDVRDDFVGLIGPLWCKPEGDRLRVGLPLEPRHGNPMGWAHGGLLVTVADMVMGAGSGYATGILWPHPTVSLASEFVRGARLGQWLEGSARIARRTLNFCFASCDLVCGGEIVLVSTGVFKVPDVDKIPEAARARALSGWRRP